From Coriobacteriaceae bacterium, a single genomic window includes:
- a CDS encoding acetylxylan esterase produces MSKCESNVDELIVPGLVGIPGTVSSRLAEYRDWRGDVQADVSDLEICASNLKIQGLAITAIDFVNPCARYSEVSFELGDDAIHARLIEPVGRARVSERVPLCLMFHDIDRPVRGWHHMTRFAAMGYAVLALDDDVAGADDLQRGISSPAFVERVRWGCALAKVARNLDGMDPDRIFAWGEGLGGGVALAVSALDERGLACTAVANPLPGGLEALSSRVRGSVLMGTSLMDTVSDPKDQFAVFNGLECDRRHIIYAKYAHERINAFENEVVDFFNQTFYSCSLA; encoded by the coding sequence ATGTCTAAGTGCGAGAGCAATGTTGACGAGCTGATTGTCCCCGGACTCGTGGGAATTCCTGGAACGGTTTCGTCAAGGCTCGCAGAATATCGGGACTGGCGCGGTGATGTCCAAGCAGATGTTTCTGATTTAGAGATATGCGCTTCGAATCTTAAGATTCAAGGCCTGGCCATTACGGCGATTGACTTTGTTAACCCCTGCGCCCGTTACTCGGAGGTCTCCTTTGAGCTCGGTGACGATGCGATTCACGCTCGTTTGATCGAGCCTGTCGGTCGTGCCCGAGTATCTGAGCGTGTGCCGTTGTGCCTGATGTTCCACGACATCGATCGGCCTGTGCGCGGCTGGCATCACATGACGAGATTTGCCGCCATGGGGTATGCCGTCCTCGCGCTGGATGACGATGTTGCTGGTGCGGACGACCTGCAGCGGGGGATTTCTTCGCCCGCTTTTGTCGAGCGCGTCCGTTGGGGTTGCGCGCTGGCGAAGGTGGCGCGCAATCTTGATGGCATGGACCCCGACCGCATCTTTGCATGGGGCGAGGGTCTTGGCGGCGGAGTCGCGCTGGCGGTTTCTGCTCTGGACGAGCGGGGCCTCGCCTGCACGGCGGTTGCCAATCCGCTTCCTGGCGGCCTCGAGGCGCTGTCGTCTCGGGTGCGCGGATCGGTGCTCATGGGCACATCGCTTATGGATACCGTGAGCGATCCCAAGGATCAGTTTGCCGTATTCAACGGTCTTGAGTGTGACCGGAGGCATATCATCTATGCAAAATACGCTCACGAGCGCATCAATGCGTTCGAAAACGAAGTCGTCGACTTTTTTAACCAAACGTTCTACTCGTGTTCTTTGGCCTAG
- a CDS encoding N-acetylmannosamine-6-phosphate 2-epimerase, with the protein MTVDPLIQSLKGKLVVSVQAYMGEPLRTPETMAQMSRACELGGAAAIRCQGLADIAAIKGRCEVPVIGLWKDGHEGVYITPTLRHARACVAAGADIVAIDATDRPRPDGKTVEDTFRPLHEEGVLLMADCATIEDIRRAVDMGFDLVSTTLSHGVAAIDCTMADGPDLPLLRQATEEFPGLPIICEGRVHTPEEARAAIDAGAWAVVVGTAITHPTSITSWFKAALEA; encoded by the coding sequence ATGACCGTCGATCCTTTGATTCAATCCCTGAAGGGCAAGCTCGTCGTGAGCGTTCAGGCGTATATGGGCGAGCCGCTTCGTACGCCCGAGACCATGGCGCAAATGTCTCGCGCTTGCGAGCTCGGCGGCGCCGCCGCCATTCGCTGCCAGGGCCTTGCCGACATTGCCGCCATTAAGGGTCGCTGTGAGGTTCCCGTCATCGGCCTGTGGAAGGATGGGCACGAGGGCGTTTACATCACGCCGACGCTGCGTCACGCTCGCGCCTGCGTTGCTGCCGGTGCCGATATCGTGGCGATCGACGCCACCGATCGTCCGCGCCCCGATGGCAAGACGGTCGAGGATACCTTCCGCCCGCTGCACGAGGAGGGTGTGCTCCTGATGGCGGATTGTGCCACCATCGAGGATATTCGCCGTGCTGTTGATATGGGCTTTGACCTGGTATCCACCACGCTTTCTCACGGCGTCGCCGCCATCGACTGCACCATGGCCGATGGCCCCGACCTGCCGCTCCTGCGTCAGGCGACTGAGGAATTCCCCGGCCTTCCTATCATTTGCGAGGGTCGCGTGCATACGCCCGAGGAGGCTCGCGCCGCGATCGATGCTGGCGCCTGGGCCGTTGTCGTCGGCACCGCCATCACGCACCCCACGAGTATTACGAGTTGGTTCAAGGCTGCACTTGAGGCGTAA
- a CDS encoding dihydrodipicolinate synthase family protein — protein sequence MATQKFTGVIPPVVVPDTEDHQLDVASFERSINRMIDAGVDGLFFLGSSGEVVFSTDERRRQIIAEAVRIVDHRVPVLVGIIDTETERMIEHGKVAQELGADALVATCPFYALQGMTEVEEHFRILHEELDLPIFAYDIPVCVHTKLPWKLLAKLGAEGVLAGVKDSSGDDISFRYLVQENEKNGHPMSILTGHEVVVDGAYLGGADGSVPGLANVEPEGYVRQWKAAQAGDWATVKAEQDRLNEISHIWDVTSGVQGYAGGVGAFKTAMNLMGIFDSPTMPRPVKAMTGENVEAIKKVLQDNGLL from the coding sequence GTGGCAACTCAGAAATTCACCGGCGTTATCCCTCCCGTCGTAGTTCCCGATACCGAAGATCACCAGCTCGACGTTGCCTCCTTTGAGCGCAGCATCAACCGCATGATCGACGCCGGCGTCGATGGCCTGTTCTTCTTGGGATCCTCGGGCGAGGTCGTCTTCTCCACCGACGAGCGCCGTCGCCAGATTATCGCCGAGGCCGTTCGTATCGTCGACCACCGTGTGCCTGTTCTGGTCGGCATCATCGATACCGAGACCGAGCGCATGATCGAGCACGGCAAGGTCGCCCAGGAGCTGGGCGCCGATGCCCTCGTCGCCACCTGCCCGTTCTATGCCCTGCAGGGCATGACCGAGGTCGAGGAGCACTTCCGCATCCTGCACGAGGAGCTCGACCTGCCCATCTTTGCCTATGACATTCCCGTCTGCGTTCACACCAAGCTCCCCTGGAAGCTCCTTGCCAAGCTCGGCGCCGAGGGCGTTCTGGCCGGCGTCAAGGATTCCTCGGGTGATGACATCTCGTTCCGCTACCTCGTTCAGGAGAACGAAAAGAACGGCCATCCGATGAGCATTCTCACCGGCCACGAGGTTGTTGTCGACGGCGCCTACCTCGGTGGCGCCGACGGTTCCGTCCCGGGTCTCGCCAACGTTGAGCCCGAGGGCTACGTGCGTCAGTGGAAGGCCGCTCAGGCTGGTGACTGGGCTACCGTCAAGGCCGAGCAGGATCGCCTCAATGAGATTTCGCACATCTGGGATGTCACCTCGGGCGTCCAGGGCTATGCCGGTGGCGTCGGCGCCTTCAAGACCGCTATGAACCTCATGGGTATCTTCGACAGCCCGACCATGCCGCGCCCGGTGAAGGCCATGACCGGCGAGAACGTCGAGGCGATTAAGAAGGTCCTCCAGGACAACGGTCTCCTGTAA
- the gpmI gene encoding 2,3-bisphosphoglycerate-independent phosphoglycerate mutase, whose product MAQRHLPALLIIMDGCGLAPADGENAVAAAKTPFLDGLYEKYPHTTLGASGEDVGLPDGQMGNSEVGHLNIGAGRIVFQELSRINNAIKDGSIAKNEVFVKAMDDVKADGKTLHLMGLMSPGGVHSHMNHVEALVKMAAEHGVKTVRVHAFMDGRDVDPQSGAGYMSEFCAFLAKISEETGCDARVATVSGRYWAMDRDNRWERIQRAYDVMVNASDADTDPVAGIKAYYEKDPRGDEFVEPFAAHNEGIHEGDAAIFFNFRPDRARQMTRVFTDKEFDGFEREQIKLSHFVTMTEYDPTFDVEVAFPKTFPENVLADVIAANGLKQLHTAETEKYAHVTFFLNGGIEEPKEGEERVLVASPKVATYDLQPEMSAPEVTEKLVAAINEDRADFYIVNFANCDMVGHTGVFDAAVKAVEAVDDALSKVVPAILAKGGFALITADHGNADHMFDVASDGSKHPFTAHTTNRVPFIIVDEKAQLTGIEDGRLSDIAPTMLTMAGLEPSAEMTGRVLATEA is encoded by the coding sequence ATGGCACAACGTCATCTTCCTGCGCTCCTGATTATCATGGACGGCTGCGGCCTGGCTCCGGCTGATGGCGAGAACGCCGTCGCCGCTGCCAAGACGCCCTTCCTTGATGGCCTGTACGAGAAGTATCCTCACACCACGCTCGGTGCTTCGGGCGAGGACGTGGGCCTTCCCGACGGCCAGATGGGCAACTCCGAGGTGGGTCACCTCAACATCGGTGCCGGTCGCATCGTGTTCCAGGAGCTTTCGCGCATCAACAATGCCATCAAGGACGGCTCCATCGCCAAGAACGAGGTTTTCGTCAAGGCCATGGACGATGTCAAGGCTGACGGCAAGACTCTCCACCTCATGGGCCTTATGAGCCCTGGCGGCGTTCACTCCCACATGAACCACGTCGAGGCTCTGGTCAAGATGGCTGCCGAGCATGGTGTCAAGACCGTTCGCGTCCACGCCTTCATGGATGGCCGCGACGTTGACCCGCAGTCCGGTGCCGGTTACATGAGTGAGTTCTGCGCCTTCCTGGCCAAGATTTCCGAGGAGACCGGTTGCGACGCTCGCGTTGCCACCGTCTCGGGCCGTTATTGGGCGATGGACCGCGACAACCGTTGGGAGCGCATCCAGCGCGCCTACGACGTCATGGTCAACGCGTCCGATGCTGATACCGACCCCGTTGCCGGTATCAAGGCCTACTACGAGAAGGACCCGCGCGGCGACGAGTTCGTCGAGCCCTTCGCTGCCCACAACGAGGGCATCCACGAGGGCGACGCGGCTATTTTCTTCAACTTCCGTCCCGACCGCGCACGTCAGATGACCCGCGTGTTCACGGACAAGGAGTTCGACGGCTTTGAGCGCGAGCAGATCAAGCTCTCGCACTTTGTGACGATGACCGAGTACGATCCGACGTTTGACGTCGAGGTCGCCTTCCCCAAGACGTTCCCCGAGAACGTCCTGGCCGACGTTATCGCCGCCAATGGCCTGAAGCAGCTGCACACCGCCGAGACCGAGAAGTACGCCCACGTGACGTTCTTCCTCAACGGTGGCATCGAGGAGCCCAAGGAGGGCGAGGAGCGTGTGCTCGTCGCTTCCCCCAAGGTCGCTACCTACGATTTGCAGCCCGAGATGAGCGCTCCCGAGGTTACCGAGAAGCTTGTCGCCGCCATCAACGAGGATCGCGCTGATTTCTACATCGTGAACTTCGCGAACTGCGACATGGTTGGTCACACCGGTGTCTTCGACGCTGCCGTTAAGGCCGTTGAGGCTGTTGACGATGCCCTGTCCAAGGTTGTCCCGGCGATTCTCGCCAAGGGCGGCTTTGCACTGATTACCGCCGATCACGGCAACGCCGATCACATGTTTGACGTTGCTTCCGACGGTTCCAAGCATCCGTTTACGGCGCACACCACCAACCGCGTGCCGTTCATCATCGTTGATGAGAAGGCACAGCTCACCGGTATCGAGGACGGTCGTCTTTCCGATATCGCCCCGACTATGCTCACCATGGCTGGTCTGGAGCCTTCCGCCGAGATGACGGGCCGCGTGCTCGCCACCGAGGCCTAA
- the whiA gene encoding DNA-binding protein WhiA, with protein MSFTAEVRDELARCEPECEYCDLSTLAALTRVSGTLSLAGSGRYRLTVATETGAVARTMITLTHRILKLKTEFTVRKSVLHKVRNYLITLPDQPDLDKALVLLGILDRRGGLVAGVPRHIVARPCCRLAYIRGALIAGGFVADPRGDFHLEIAVQGEQYAKGLCDLLEQIGVHARVNARRGSYAVYIKSAEEIEQLLKLVGAKRSVAEIEEARAVKLVKNDVNRRVNAELANQTRSAGAAQHQLALIDELEQHGLRDALPDALAVFCDLRERYPDLSLRDLGEMADPPLSKSALYHRVLRLEKLIEANR; from the coding sequence ATGTCGTTTACCGCCGAGGTGCGTGACGAACTCGCGCGCTGCGAACCCGAATGTGAATACTGCGATTTGTCGACGCTTGCCGCCCTGACGCGTGTGAGCGGTACACTTTCGCTGGCCGGCTCCGGGCGGTATCGTTTGACGGTCGCGACCGAGACGGGCGCCGTCGCGCGCACAATGATCACACTGACGCATCGCATCCTTAAGCTCAAAACGGAATTCACCGTTCGTAAATCTGTATTGCATAAGGTTCGAAACTACCTCATCACCTTGCCTGATCAGCCAGATCTGGATAAGGCTCTGGTGCTGCTGGGCATCCTCGACCGCAGGGGAGGACTTGTCGCCGGCGTGCCCCGACATATCGTTGCCCGTCCCTGCTGCAGGCTTGCCTATATCCGCGGCGCGCTCATCGCGGGCGGCTTCGTGGCCGATCCACGCGGCGATTTTCATTTGGAGATCGCGGTGCAGGGCGAGCAATATGCCAAGGGGCTTTGCGATCTGTTGGAGCAGATTGGGGTCCATGCTCGTGTTAATGCGCGGCGGGGGTCATATGCCGTGTACATTAAGAGCGCCGAGGAGATCGAGCAGCTCCTAAAGCTGGTCGGCGCCAAGCGCAGCGTTGCCGAGATCGAGGAAGCGCGCGCGGTCAAATTGGTTAAGAACGACGTAAACCGTCGCGTGAACGCCGAGCTCGCCAACCAGACCAGAAGCGCCGGTGCCGCCCAGCATCAGCTTGCGTTGATCGATGAGCTCGAGCAGCATGGCCTTCGCGATGCGCTTCCGGATGCCTTGGCGGTCTTTTGCGACCTGCGCGAGCGCTACCCCGATCTGTCACTGCGTGATTTGGGGGAGATGGCTGACCCTCCCTTGTCGAAGTCGGCCCTCTACCATCGTGTTTTACGGCTTGAAAAGCTCATTGAAGCAAACAGGTAG
- the secG gene encoding preprotein translocase subunit SecG, producing the protein MGPFQILLFVVWAVSAVALTILVLMHSGKGTGVSDMIASSLYNSSSATGVMEQNLDRLTVIMAVVFAACVVLCMFFFPQGIVGY; encoded by the coding sequence ATGGGTCCGTTCCAGATTCTTCTGTTTGTCGTTTGGGCTGTTTCTGCCGTGGCGCTGACGATTCTCGTCCTGATGCATTCCGGTAAGGGTACCGGCGTTTCGGATATGATTGCCAGCTCGCTGTATAACTCCAGCTCAGCCACAGGCGTTATGGAGCAGAACCTTGACCGCCTGACCGTCATCATGGCTGTCGTGTTTGCTGCGTGCGTCGTGCTGTGCATGTTCTTCTTCCCGCAGGGCATCGTGGGCTACTAA
- a CDS encoding phosphoglycerate kinase: protein MAFTKKTVRDIDVDGKRVLVRVDFNVPIKDGVVGDTTRIKAALPTINYLVEHNARVILMSHLGRPDGTGFQPELSLEPVAKKLAELSGLDVAFVADTYGEKAAEAVAAVEPGKVLVLENVRFDKREKKNDPEIAKKLASYGDVFVLDAFGTAHRAQGSVVGPAAYLPAVAGFLLEKEVDTLTGIFAEPERPFVAIVGGSKVSSKIGVLDHLIDSADTLIIGGGMAYTFFLAQGLSVGQSLKEEDWVERAGEMLKKAEEKGVKILLPIDNRVADHFGEDAVPEVVASDAIPDDREGMDIGPKTEELYAEAVKGAKTVFWNGPMGVFEFDNFAHGTQAIAEAVAEADCTSIIGGGDSVAAVNKFNLADKMSWISTGGGASMELVEGKALPGVEALLDA from the coding sequence ATGGCCTTTACCAAGAAGACCGTCCGCGACATCGATGTCGACGGCAAGCGCGTTCTCGTCCGCGTTGACTTTAACGTGCCTATCAAGGATGGCGTCGTTGGCGACACCACCCGTATCAAGGCTGCCCTGCCCACCATCAACTATCTCGTTGAGCACAATGCTCGCGTCATCCTCATGAGCCACCTCGGCCGTCCCGATGGCACCGGCTTCCAGCCCGAGCTGTCCCTCGAGCCCGTCGCCAAGAAGCTCGCTGAGCTCTCTGGTCTCGACGTTGCCTTTGTCGCCGACACCTACGGCGAGAAGGCTGCTGAGGCTGTCGCTGCCGTCGAGCCGGGCAAGGTCCTCGTTCTCGAGAACGTCCGTTTTGACAAGCGTGAGAAGAAGAACGATCCCGAGATCGCCAAGAAGCTCGCTTCCTATGGTGACGTCTTCGTTCTCGATGCCTTCGGTACCGCTCATCGCGCCCAGGGTTCCGTCGTGGGCCCCGCCGCTTACCTGCCCGCAGTCGCTGGCTTCCTGCTCGAGAAGGAGGTCGACACGCTGACCGGCATCTTCGCCGAGCCCGAGCGTCCCTTCGTCGCTATCGTCGGCGGTTCCAAGGTTTCCTCCAAGATCGGTGTTCTCGATCACCTCATCGACTCTGCTGATACCCTGATCATCGGTGGCGGCATGGCCTACACCTTCTTCCTGGCTCAGGGCCTGTCCGTTGGTCAGTCCCTCAAGGAAGAGGACTGGGTCGAGCGCGCTGGCGAGATGCTCAAGAAGGCCGAGGAGAAGGGCGTCAAGATCCTGCTCCCCATCGACAACCGTGTTGCCGATCACTTTGGCGAGGACGCTGTCCCCGAGGTTGTCGCTTCCGACGCTATCCCCGACGATCGTGAGGGTATGGACATCGGCCCCAAGACCGAGGAACTCTACGCCGAGGCCGTCAAGGGCGCCAAGACCGTGTTCTGGAATGGCCCCATGGGCGTCTTCGAGTTCGATAACTTCGCTCACGGCACCCAGGCTATCGCCGAGGCTGTCGCCGAGGCCGACTGCACCTCGATCATCGGTGGTGGCGACTCTGTCGCAGCTGTCAACAAGTTCAACCTGGCCGACAAGATGAGCTGGATCTCCACCGGTGGCGGCGCTTCCATGGAGCTCGTCGAGGGTAAGGCCCTGCCCGGAGTGGAGGCGCTTCTCGATGCCTAA
- the rapZ gene encoding RNase adapter RapZ, with protein sequence MQKGDAMDAAERSERIPDIVIITGMSGSGRTQAMHVFEDMGYFCIDNLPPRLIAQLAELVGINTGVGRHLAVTCDLRSQGLFDELLDAVAALEEREMSCDIVFLEASDEVLIRRYSENRRRHPIAKPGETTADAIQRERLQLQGVRDRADMIIDTSRLRTSALRNKLRMAFSELSDQQLMDVHVFSFGFKHGMPVEADIMIDVRFLPNPFYDPEMRTMTGLDKKVSDFVLDHPKTQEFWKAWTQLLDTVMPGYIAEGKPQLSIAIGCTGGQHRSVAIAEATARYLEGAQYHVSISHRDLSRANTKA encoded by the coding sequence ATGCAAAAGGGAGATGCCATGGATGCGGCGGAGCGCTCGGAGCGCATCCCCGATATCGTCATCATCACCGGAATGTCCGGATCGGGCCGCACACAGGCCATGCACGTGTTCGAGGACATGGGCTATTTTTGCATCGATAACCTGCCTCCGCGTCTCATCGCCCAGCTTGCCGAGCTCGTCGGCATCAATACGGGCGTGGGCAGGCATCTCGCCGTCACCTGTGACCTGCGCAGCCAGGGCTTGTTCGATGAGCTGCTCGATGCCGTTGCCGCACTCGAGGAGCGCGAGATGAGCTGTGACATCGTGTTTCTCGAGGCCTCTGACGAGGTGCTGATCCGTCGTTATAGCGAAAACCGCCGCCGCCATCCCATTGCCAAGCCGGGGGAGACTACGGCCGATGCGATTCAGCGCGAGCGCCTGCAGCTGCAGGGTGTGCGCGACCGAGCCGATATGATCATCGACACGAGCCGCCTGCGTACCTCTGCCCTGCGCAACAAATTGCGCATGGCGTTCTCCGAGTTGTCCGACCAGCAGCTCATGGACGTTCACGTGTTCTCGTTTGGCTTTAAGCACGGTATGCCCGTTGAGGCGGACATTATGATCGACGTTCGCTTCCTGCCCAATCCGTTCTACGATCCCGAGATGCGCACCATGACCGGTCTCGATAAGAAGGTCTCCGACTTTGTTCTGGACCATCCCAAGACCCAGGAGTTCTGGAAAGCTTGGACGCAGCTGCTCGATACGGTGATGCCGGGCTATATCGCGGAGGGCAAGCCACAGCTTTCTATTGCCATCGGCTGCACGGGCGGTCAACACCGCAGCGTTGCCATCGCCGAGGCCACGGCACGTTATTTGGAAGGCGCTCAATATCACGTGAGCATTTCCCACCGCGACCTGTCGCGCGCCAACACGAAAGCATAG
- the tpiA gene encoding triose-phosphate isomerase, with the protein MPNRTLLIAGNWKMNNDVAEAAKLADELAQALPEVPAGVEVLVCPPTIDITTVHDRIQAAPIALGAQNVYWEAKGAFTGESSCDMLKSAGCTYCIIGHSERRDYFHETDEDQNKKAKALVAAGLVPVFCCGESLEVREAGTYVEHVVNQVKAGLAGLEITCPKQVVVAYEPIWAIGTGKTATAEDAQEVCGAIRETLKEMFGEELANGIRVLYGGSAKPGNIAELVAKPDVDGALVGGASLKAADFASMVVKAGE; encoded by the coding sequence ATGCCTAATCGCACCCTTCTTATCGCTGGTAACTGGAAGATGAACAACGACGTCGCCGAGGCTGCCAAGCTCGCCGACGAGCTGGCCCAGGCTCTGCCCGAGGTTCCGGCTGGCGTCGAGGTGCTCGTCTGCCCTCCGACCATCGACATCACCACGGTTCATGACCGCATTCAGGCTGCCCCCATCGCCCTCGGTGCACAGAACGTGTACTGGGAGGCCAAGGGTGCCTTCACCGGTGAGTCCTCTTGCGACATGCTCAAGTCCGCTGGCTGCACCTACTGCATCATCGGTCACTCCGAGCGTCGCGACTACTTCCACGAGACCGACGAGGACCAGAACAAGAAGGCCAAGGCTCTCGTTGCCGCCGGCCTTGTTCCCGTCTTCTGCTGCGGCGAGTCCCTCGAGGTCCGCGAGGCCGGCACCTATGTCGAGCACGTCGTGAACCAGGTCAAGGCTGGCCTTGCTGGTCTTGAGATCACCTGCCCCAAGCAGGTCGTCGTCGCCTATGAGCCCATCTGGGCCATCGGCACCGGCAAGACCGCTACCGCCGAGGACGCTCAGGAGGTCTGCGGCGCTATCCGTGAGACCCTCAAGGAGATGTTCGGCGAGGAGCTCGCCAACGGCATCCGCGTTCTCTACGGTGGTTCCGCCAAGCCCGGTAACATCGCCGAGCTCGTCGCCAAGCCCGACGTTGACGGCGCCCTCGTGGGCGGCGCTTCGCTCAAGGCTGCCGACTTCGCCTCTATGGTCGTCAAGGCAGGCGAGTAG
- a CDS encoding ROK family protein, whose product MENKYVCSVDIGGTKIATAIMEYPADGSVPHPVFEAEVPTEAQEGGEAVFQRIEASIKAALEANPDVEVLGVGIGAAGVVDPKTGAIAYANEIMPGWSGVQLGPRLREDLGLPVAVVGDVQAHALGEAHWGVGKGKFSVLCLGIGTGIGGAYVENGRVMQGFHGAAGHMGHIECSAAAGIPCACGRSGHLESVASGTSIGRMYDERFGRVDPSRPSVGRDVNDLCRAGDAKATEVIHDAGFALGASLGSLANILDPEVIVLSGGVIHQGPDWRSQTWKDSVHEGYASQALDPLQDTPILIGSLEGDAPLIGAAEHLLASLK is encoded by the coding sequence ATGGAGAACAAGTACGTCTGCTCTGTCGATATCGGCGGAACTAAGATCGCGACTGCCATCATGGAGTACCCGGCTGACGGTAGTGTGCCCCATCCCGTTTTTGAGGCCGAGGTTCCTACCGAGGCCCAGGAGGGCGGCGAGGCCGTCTTCCAGCGTATCGAGGCGTCCATCAAGGCTGCTCTCGAGGCGAATCCCGATGTCGAGGTCCTTGGCGTCGGTATCGGTGCCGCCGGCGTCGTCGATCCCAAGACGGGCGCCATCGCGTATGCCAACGAGATCATGCCCGGCTGGTCCGGCGTTCAGTTGGGGCCGCGCCTGCGCGAGGACCTCGGTCTTCCCGTTGCCGTTGTAGGCGACGTGCAGGCTCATGCTCTGGGCGAGGCCCACTGGGGCGTCGGCAAGGGCAAGTTCTCCGTCTTGTGTCTTGGCATCGGTACGGGCATCGGCGGCGCATATGTCGAGAACGGCCGCGTGATGCAGGGTTTCCATGGTGCTGCCGGCCATATGGGCCACATCGAGTGCTCGGCTGCCGCCGGCATTCCCTGCGCCTGCGGGCGTTCCGGCCATCTGGAGTCGGTTGCTTCGGGCACTTCCATTGGTCGAATGTACGATGAGCGTTTTGGCCGCGTCGACCCCAGCCGTCCTTCGGTCGGTCGCGATGTGAACGATTTGTGCCGTGCGGGCGACGCAAAGGCGACCGAGGTCATCCATGACGCCGGCTTTGCGCTGGGGGCCAGCTTGGGCTCGCTCGCTAACATCCTGGACCCTGAGGTCATCGTGCTTTCGGGCGGCGTGATTCACCAAGGTCCCGATTGGCGTTCGCAGACGTGGAAGGATTCGGTGCACGAGGGCTATGCCAGCCAGGCGCTCGATCCGCTTCAGGACACGCCGATCCTCATCGGTTCTCTGGAGGGCGATGCTCCGCTCATCGGTGCCGCCGAGCATCTTCTTGCCTCGTTGAAGTAA
- the gap gene encoding type I glyceraldehyde-3-phosphate dehydrogenase, which yields MAVKVAINGFGRIGRLAFRQMFGHEGSEIVAINDLTSPDMLAYLLKYDSTQGNYARDHEVVAGEDSITVDGKEIKIYKEADANNLPWGDLDVDVVLECTGFYTSKAKAQAHINAGAKKVVISAPAGSDLPTIVYNVNHETLTAEDNIISAASCTTNCLAPMAKGLNDFAPIVSGIMTTIHAWTGDQMPLDGPQRKGNKRRSRACAVNIVPNTTGAAKAIGLVLPELNGKLIGAAQRVPTPTGSITNLYAVVDKKVTVDEVNAAMKAYAATISETFGYNEDDIVSTDIIGETHGSIFDATQTMCSDLGNGQTLVQVTSWYDNENSYTSQMVRTIKYFEKFVA from the coding sequence ATGGCAGTAAAGGTTGCTATTAACGGCTTCGGTCGCATCGGTCGTCTGGCCTTCCGTCAGATGTTCGGTCATGAGGGCTCCGAGATCGTCGCTATCAACGACCTCACCTCTCCCGATATGCTCGCTTACCTGCTGAAGTACGACTCCACGCAGGGCAACTACGCTCGCGATCACGAGGTCGTTGCTGGCGAGGATTCCATCACCGTTGACGGCAAGGAGATCAAGATCTACAAGGAGGCCGACGCCAACAACCTGCCTTGGGGCGACCTCGACGTCGACGTCGTTCTCGAGTGCACCGGCTTCTACACCAGCAAGGCTAAGGCTCAGGCCCACATCAACGCTGGCGCCAAGAAGGTCGTCATCTCCGCTCCGGCCGGCAGCGATCTGCCCACCATCGTGTACAACGTCAACCATGAGACGCTGACCGCTGAGGACAACATCATCTCCGCTGCTTCCTGCACCACCAACTGCCTCGCCCCGATGGCCAAGGGTCTGAACGACTTCGCTCCCATCGTGTCCGGCATCATGACCACCATTCACGCCTGGACTGGCGACCAGATGCCGCTCGACGGCCCGCAGCGCAAGGGCAACAAGCGTCGTAGCCGCGCCTGCGCCGTCAACATCGTCCCCAACACCACCGGTGCTGCCAAGGCTATCGGCCTGGTTCTCCCCGAGCTCAACGGTAAGCTCATCGGTGCCGCCCAGCGCGTCCCGACGCCGACCGGCTCCATCACCAACCTCTACGCTGTCGTTGACAAGAAGGTCACCGTCGACGAGGTCAACGCTGCTATGAAGGCCTACGCTGCCACCATCTCCGAGACCTTCGGTTACAACGAGGACGACATCGTCTCCACCGACATCATCGGCGAGACCCACGGCTCCATCTTCGACGCCACTCAGACCATGTGCTCTGACCTCGGCAACGGCCAGACCCTCGTTCAGGTCACCTCTTGGTACGACAACGAGAACTCCTACACCTCTCAGATGGTCCGCACCATCAAGTACTTCGAGAAGTTCGTTGCTTAA